The following are from one region of the Takifugu flavidus isolate HTHZ2018 unplaced genomic scaffold, ASM371156v2 ctg708, whole genome shotgun sequence genome:
- the LOC130521116 gene encoding protein tyrosine phosphatase type IVA 3, which translates to MNRPAPVELCHKNMRFLITHNPTDSTLSSFIEDLKRYGATTVVRVCDITYDKTPLEKDGINVVDWPFDDGAPPPSKLVDDWLNLLKKKFQEDPGCCVAVHCVAGLGRAPVLVALALIESGMKYEDAIQLIRQKRRGAINSKQLTYLEKYRSKHRLRFKDSHTHKNKCCTM; encoded by the exons ATGAATCGCCCCGCTCCGGTAGAACTGTGCCACAAGAACATGAGGTTCCTGATCACACACAACCCCACGGACAGCACACTCAGCTCCTTCATAGAG GATCTGAAGCGTTACGGTGCCACCACAGTTGTTCGGGTCTGTGATATCACCTATGACAAAACGCCATTGGAAAAAGATGGCATCAATGTGGTG GACTGGCCATTTGATGATGGCGCCCCTCCTCCCAGTAAGCTGGTTGATGATTGGCTGAATCTCCTAAAGAAGAAGTTTCAGGAGGATCCAGGGTGCTGTGTAGCTGTTCACTGTGTGGCTGGGCTGGGAAG GGCTCCCGTGCTTGTTGCTCTGGCTTTGATAGAGAGCGGGATGAAGTATGAAGATGCTATTCAACTCATCAGACA GAAGCGCCGTGGAGCCATTAACAGCAAACAGCTCACCTACCTGGAGAAATATCGCTCCAAGCATAGACTCCGCTTCaaagactctcacacacacaagaacaagTGTTGCACCATGtga